A single genomic interval of Bos javanicus breed banteng chromosome 8, ARS-OSU_banteng_1.0, whole genome shotgun sequence harbors:
- the LOC133252742 gene encoding LOW QUALITY PROTEIN: peptidyl-prolyl cis-trans isomerase FKBP8-like (The sequence of the model RefSeq protein was modified relative to this genomic sequence to represent the inferred CDS: inserted 1 base in 1 codon) — MASCAEPSAADPEPTALPPAGVPPLEDFEVLDGVEDAEGEEEEEEEDLSELPPLEDVGQPPLEEAEQPGALAREFXAAMEPEPEPAPAPDEWLDILGNGLLRKKTLVPGPPGSSRPTKGQVVTVRLQTSLENGMRVQEEPELVFTLGDCDVIQALDFSVPFMDVGETAMVTADSKYCYGPQGSRSPYIPPHVALCLEVTLKTAVDGPDLEMLTGQKRVALANRKWECGNAHYQRADIVLAANSYDLAIKAITSSAKVDMTFEEEEQLLQLKVKCLNSLAASQLKLDHYCALLCSCSLVLEHQPDNIKALFRKGKVLAQQGEYSEAIPILRAALKLEPSNKMIHAELSKLVKKHAAQRSTETALYRKMLGNPSRLPAKCPGKGAWSIPWKWLFGATAVALGGVALSVVIAARN; from the exons ATGGCATCCTGTGCTGAGCCCTCTGCTGCAGACCCTGAGCCCACTGCTCTGCCACCTGCTGGGGTCCCACCACTTGAGGACTTCGAGGTGCTGGATGGGGTGGAAGACGCTGAGggcgaggaggaggaagaagaggaggaccTGAGTGAACTGCCGCCACTTGAGGATGTGGGGCAGCCCCCACTGGAGGAGGCTGAGCAGCCCGGGGCCCTGGCCCGAGAGT TGGCCGCCATGGAGCCCGAGCCTGAACCTGCCCCGGCCCCCGACGAGTGGCTGGACATCCTGGGCAATGGGCTGTTGAGGAAGAAGACGCTGGTTCCAGGCCCACCGGGCTCCAGCCGCCCGACCAAGGGCCAGGTGGTCACTGTGCGGCTGCAGACgtccctggagaatggcatgcgGGTACAGGAGGAGCCGGAGCTGGTGTTCACCCTGGGCGACTGTGACGTCATCCAGGCCCTGGATTTCAGTGTCCCGTTCATGGATGTGGGGGAGACGGCTATGGTCACTGCTGACTCCAAGTACTGCTATGGCCCCCAGGGCAGCAGGAGCCCATACATCCCCCCACATGTGGCCCTGTGCCTGGAGGTGACTCTGAAGACTGCTGTGGATGGGCCTGACCTGGAGATGCTCACGGGGCAGAAGCGTGTGGCCCTGGCCAACCGGAAGTGGGAGTGTGGCAATGCTCACTATCAGCGGGCCGACATCGTGCTGGCTGCCAACTCCTACGACCTCGCCATCAAGGCCATCACTTCCAGTGCCAAAGTGGACATGACATTcgaggaggaggagcagctctTGCAGCTGAAGGTGAAGTGTCTGAACAGCCTGGCGGCCTCGCAGCTGAAGCTGGATCACTACTGCGCATTGCTGTGCTCCTGCAGCCTCGTGCTGGAGCACCAGCCTGACAACATCAAGGCTCTCTTCCGCAAGGGCAAGGTGCTGGCCCAGCAAGGCGAGTATAGTGAGGCCATCCCCATCTTGAGAGCAGCCCTGAAGCTGGAACCTTCCAACAAGATGATCCACGCAGAGCTCTCGAAGCTGGTGAAGAAGCATGCGGCCCAGAGGAGCACTGAGACCGCCCTGTACCGGAAGATGCTGGGCAACCCCAGCCGGCTGCCTGCCAAGTGTCCTGGCAAGGGTGCCTGGTCCATCCCATGGAAGTGGCTGTTTGGGGCAACTGCTGTCGCCTTGGGGGGCGTGGCTCTCTCTGTGGTCATTGCTGCCAGGAACTGA